From a single Bacteroidales bacterium genomic region:
- a CDS encoding WYL domain-containing transcriptional regulator, whose protein sequence is MNDQAKIERTIKLLLLLSNGLSYRIKEISEKLEISVRTIYRYIETFKNAGLMVEKNCSGYWKIERNTEQYKGLHELLQFSEEESYILQKAIHSIDDNNALKSNLINKLYSLYNSKRVIETIIKKENSESISNITFAIENKKQIKLVAYQSANSNMVNNRVLEPIKFTSNFVSIWCYEPEKKATKLFKTARIKKVEILNKSWENAEKHKIGYMDCFRISSHEKIPIQLKLNMRARNLLIEEYPLSEKDISETENNTFLFNSYVCNFLGVGRFVLGLMDDIVVLSPIDLKQYLNSKIKNKIF, encoded by the coding sequence CTTGAAATTTCTGTCAGAACCATTTACAGGTATATAGAAACTTTTAAGAATGCAGGTTTAATGGTAGAAAAAAACTGTTCCGGCTATTGGAAAATTGAAAGGAATACCGAACAATACAAAGGGCTTCACGAATTATTGCAATTTTCGGAAGAGGAATCTTATATTCTACAAAAAGCCATACACTCGATAGACGATAATAATGCTTTAAAAAGTAATCTGATAAACAAATTGTACTCGCTCTATAATTCTAAAAGAGTTATAGAAACCATTATAAAAAAAGAAAATTCAGAAAGTATCTCAAATATCACTTTTGCAATAGAAAATAAAAAACAAATTAAGCTTGTTGCTTATCAATCGGCAAATAGTAATATGGTAAACAACAGAGTATTAGAGCCTATTAAATTCACAAGTAACTTCGTTTCGATATGGTGTTATGAACCCGAAAAAAAGGCTACAAAACTCTTTAAAACAGCAAGAATCAAAAAAGTAGAAATATTAAATAAGAGTTGGGAAAATGCCGAAAAACATAAGATAGGTTATATGGATTGTTTTAGAATTAGTAGTCATGAGAAAATACCCATTCAGCTTAAATTAAATATGCGAGCAAGAAATTTGTTAATAGAAGAATATCCCTTATCCGAAAAAGATATATCCGAAACAGAAAATAATACCTTCCTCTTTAACAGTTACGTTTGTAATTTTCTTGGAGTTGGAAGATTTGTATTAGGACTAATGGACGATATTGTAGTTCTCTCCCCTATTGACTTAAAGCAATACTTAAATAGTAAAATAAAAAACAAAATATTTTAA